CAGAACGTCCAAGATCCGAGACCGGACCCGTGAAGGCAGACCAGCTGCGGCTCATCGGCCAATTCGCGTTTTTCCGCAGTGCTCAAGAACTCAGAAATATTTTGGCAGGTCCGGAAAGCAAAGCAGCGGAAGCAGGAGTGGCTGCCGACAGAGCACCGGAAACCGCATACGAGCGTAATTGAAGCGAAGAAACAGCGTGTTACTACATGAATACAAGAGAAGAAAAAGGAACTGCGCTACTCTGATACTCATGCAGGAACGATTGCAGAAGATTCTCTCGGCTCGCGGTATTTGCTCGCGTCGCAAGGCCGAGGAATACCTTCTTCAGGGTTTGGTGAAGGTTAATGGGAAAACAGCTGTGCTGGGGCAGAAGGCCGATCCTGCAACCGACTGGATCATCGTTGCCGGCAAAGTGGTCCAGGATCGCAGGGAAATGCTCTATTACGTGATGAACAAGCCGGTGGGGGTGGAAACGACGAACGTTCCGCGTTCCGCGTTCCGCGTTCCTCGTTCTGATACTGCAAAGCCTAGGTCAGCTGTCCAAGTCTCAACGCGTAACTTTCAACGCGCAACGCGCAACAATGCGACCGTTCGCGATCTCCTTCCGGAAAATCTGCAAGGGAAGATCTTCCCCATCGGCCGCTTGGATAAAGATTCCTCCGGGCTATTGCTCTTCACGAACGACGGCGTGCTTGCTTACCGCCTGACCCATCCAAAATTCAATCATGACAAGGAATACGATGTCATTTTTGATCGGCCAGTCAGCCCTATGGTTTGCAGAAATATCGAAGAAGGGTTCGAGATGGACGGCTCGAGAACCAAGCCGCTGAAAGTGAAAAAAATCGCTCCAACCAGGGTTCGGATCGTTCTGACG
The sequence above is a segment of the Desulfobaccales bacterium genome. Coding sequences within it:
- a CDS encoding pseudouridine synthase, whose translation is MQKILSARGICSRRKAEEYLLQGLVKVNGKTAVLGQKADPATDWIIVAGKVVQDRREMLYYVMNKPVGVETTNVPRSAFRVPRSDTAKPRSAVQVSTRNFQRATRNNATVRDLLPENLQGKIFPIGRLDKDSSGLLLFTNDGVLAYRLTHPKFNHDKEYDVIFDRPVSPMVCRNIEEGFEMDGSRTKPLKVKKIAPTRVRIVLTEGKNRQIRRMCQHFGYTVKSLRRIRILTLNDERLKPGAIRALLEAEKVALLHAVGL